Sequence from the Amaranthus tricolor cultivar Red isolate AtriRed21 chromosome 16, ASM2621246v1, whole genome shotgun sequence genome:
tatttaattttaaattatggatttcaattatgaaattatgaatgaagaatttgagaatgacaaggtttgggtagttattttcaaattctcaactttaactacttaaaAAACAACTGTGGAATTTGatctaaattaaaatttgaaaattttggatttgccaaacaataaatttgagctaatttcaaattttaaattttcaaatgaaatcatcattcCCAAACATAGCATAAAGCTGTTTCTTAGCAAGGTTttttaataggaaaaattaacattaataatccaaccttttgcccgtctgttgtgaataatctcaccttttgattattttttcagAATTCAATATTTGCCCTTAGTTCACTATGAATAATTCTATCTTTGTTTTAGTTTGGTGACAACATATCTTATTAGTACCTATTAGGGCATGCgtggattgagtgtaaatatttaaggaggaaaataaagtcaaactaataaaaTGAAAGCAAACAGAGAGCATTCGAAGTAGTTGAAAAAATTGTGAAGAAgataaaataaacatgtaataaaaataatgatgaaaaaagaagatgatttccCCTATTATGAAGGTAATACATACCCCCATCCTCCCttagataaatatttaccccacaAAATTGAGAGCttcctttatttttctttactttgcAACTATTCTTCCACCTCTACAATAATCAAATTTCACCAATTTCCATTTATCAAAttcatttttgactttttttcaccctttaaatatttacactcaatccaaACATGCTCTTATTAGTAATTTGGTATGTTGTAGGCATATATATGataaaagttagattattaaaaaataatttaaaagtgaaattatttacaatagataaataaaaggttgaattattaatatcaaatttttttttaatatcttatatatttttttctctcgtctacttatttttctttcaagTTTTTAACTTGAAGAGTTGACCCTTTTCAGCTTCCTTTAATTCTCCCTTCTTTTGCTGTATTTATGCTCAGGTATGCATCTTTCTTCCTTTAATTACTCTTCCTTTTGCCTTTTTACTGtatgtaaattttaatttcaattaattattcTGGGTTTTGGGCTAAAATCTGTATGAAATAATTGAATTTATGAACTGGGTATTGATGATAATCTTTATTTAAGTTGGATTAAATTGTTTTATGGGTGATTTTTGCTTTGAAATGTTGAAATACCTAATAgttaattcttaatttttctGCTTAAAATTTTTTCTGTTCCTTTTTTCTACAATTATTTGAATTCTTTTACTTAatgattgtttatttatcatagTTTTTGTGCAAATGGATCCCCAATTAGAAGAATTATTTGGGACACTCCATCGATTCAAGTTCAATGATCAGAAGGTACCATTTTACCCTAATAATAGTGTTGTTAATACTCTGCAAGATCCCAATTTACACCCAAATTTTGTAAATACAGTGAAACTACAAGAATCAAATCCCATAAAttcccaaaaccctaattttaatttagttgtGCCATCAGTAGGTCAAGAATTTGATTCATCTTTACATGAAGATTATGATTTTAGTGATGTTGTTCTTAAGTATATTAATCAAGTTCTTATGGAAGAAGACGAGGAAGAAAAAGCTCGATTGAATCACGAGCCTTCAGCTCTTGCAGCTGCAGAGAGAACATTGTATGAGGTTATAGGGAAGCAATATCCTTCTGTACAAGATCATCTGTATAATTTGCCCCTAGTCGAGAATGATAGATTAAATACTAATAGTAGTATTGGTAGTTGTATTAGTGATAGTTATAGTCGaggtagtagtagtagtagcaTGTTTATGGACCCGACATGTTCTGTGAGCCCTTTTGAATATAACCCTCCATCGATACTTGATTTTTCCGTGCCTTCCTCAAACTCACCTTTGCAAAAGTCGTATAGTGTATCGAGTAATTCGGGTAGGCAATATGGTGTTTTGGAATTCAACTTTGAGAAATCGATGAGTTTGGGTAGTAGTGTTGGTGGTTATTTGGATACGACAGTAGAATCTCCGGTGAGTGCCCTTAATGTGTCTAAGATATTCAATGAGGGTCAGTCGATTTTGCAGTTTCAGAAAGGGGTAGAGGAAGCTAGGAAGTTTCTTCCTAAGGATCCGTTGTATACGGGTTTGATAATTGATGGGTCCTATCCGAAGTTAGATAATGTGGTGTCTAAGGCATCGGGAGTTGATTTGGAGAAGAGAGGTGAAAATGAGGGTTTAGCTCGGGTGTTTAGCGGAAAGAAAAATCGAAATCGTGATGAAGTGGTGTCCGAAGAAAAGAGGGATAGTAAGCAATCGGCCAATTCATTCATTTCCGATGAAGCGGTTAAGAGGTCGGAAATGTGGGATAGGGTGTTATTGTGTAGTGGAGGTAAACATGATGCTGTTCTTCGGGAAGCTTTACAGAGTGAACTAAAAAAAAACGCGCAAATCGATCAAGCAAAAGGGTCTAATAGCGGGAAAGGTCGTGGTAGGAGAAAAGGCAAGAGAGAAGTAATAGATTTAAGATCACTCTTAAGCTTATGTGCTCAAGCTGTCGGGTCGAACGATCAAAGGAGTGCAAATGACTTGCTTCAACAAATACGACAACATTCTTCTCCTACAGGAGATGGAAATCAACGAATGGCTCACTATTTTGCCGATGGTCTAGAGGCACGTCTTGCGGGTGTAGGAACCCCGATATATAAATGTCTCCTTACCGGCCCTGCCTGTGCTGTCGATATCTTACGAGCATACCACATGTTTTTAGCTGTATGTCCCTTTAAGAAAATTGGAAATTTCTTCTCGAATAGAACGATTACGGAAGTTGCTGAGAAAGCAACACGACTCCATATAATTGATATCGGTATGGTCTATGGTTTCCAATGGCCTTGTCTATTCCAGCGTCTTTCGTCAAGACCTGGTGGGCCCCCGAATATTCGTATTACTGGTATTGATCTTCCACAACCAGGGTTTCGACCATCCAAACGGCTAGAGGAGACAGGGCGTCGATTGAAAAACTATGCGGAGTCTTTTAATATCCCGTTTGAGTTCAATGCTGTGGCGAAGAAGTGGGAAACGGTCACTGTCGAAGACCTCAAGCTTGATACCAATGAGTTGCTTGTTGTGAACTGTTTGTTTAGGTTTAAGTATATACCCGAGGAAACGGCAATGGTGGATTGCCCGAGAGATATGGTTCTTAACCTCGTAAGGCAGATAAAACCCGCTATATTCATACAAGGTGCTGTTAACGGAGCATTCAATTCCCCGTTCTTCATCACTAGATTCCGTGAGGGTCTCTTCCATTTTTCAACTCTCTTTGATATGATCGACACTAATCTTCCTCGGGAT
This genomic interval carries:
- the LOC130802914 gene encoding scarecrow-like protein 33, with translation MDPQLEELFGTLHRFKFNDQKVPFYPNNSVVNTLQDPNLHPNFVNTVKLQESNPINSQNPNFNLVVPSVGQEFDSSLHEDYDFSDVVLKYINQVLMEEDEEEKARLNHEPSALAAAERTLYEVIGKQYPSVQDHLYNLPLVENDRLNTNSSIGSCISDSYSRGSSSSSMFMDPTCSVSPFEYNPPSILDFSVPSSNSPLQKSYSVSSNSGRQYGVLEFNFEKSMSLGSSVGGYLDTTVESPVSALNVSKIFNEGQSILQFQKGVEEARKFLPKDPLYTGLIIDGSYPKLDNVVSKASGVDLEKRGENEGLARVFSGKKNRNRDEVVSEEKRDSKQSANSFISDEAVKRSEMWDRVLLCSGGKHDAVLREALQSELKKNAQIDQAKGSNSGKGRGRRKGKREVIDLRSLLSLCAQAVGSNDQRSANDLLQQIRQHSSPTGDGNQRMAHYFADGLEARLAGVGTPIYKCLLTGPACAVDILRAYHMFLAVCPFKKIGNFFSNRTITEVAEKATRLHIIDIGMVYGFQWPCLFQRLSSRPGGPPNIRITGIDLPQPGFRPSKRLEETGRRLKNYAESFNIPFEFNAVAKKWETVTVEDLKLDTNELLVVNCLFRFKYIPEETAMVDCPRDMVLNLVRQIKPAIFIQGAVNGAFNSPFFITRFREGLFHFSTLFDMIDTNLPRDIPERILIEREIFGRQAMNVIACEGLERIERPETYKQWQVRNERIGFNQLPLKPEIVAMAKKRVKSVYHKDFSIDEDGHWLLLGWKGRIVYALTNWKPRFPNF